A genomic region of Sulfobacillus acidophilus DSM 10332 contains the following coding sequences:
- a CDS encoding polysaccharide deacetylase (PFAM: Polysaccharide deacetylase~COGs: COG0726 xylanase/chitin deacetylase~InterPro IPR002509~KEGG: bbe:BBR47_48720 hypothetical protein~PFAM: Polysaccharide deacetylase~SPTR: Putative uncharacterized protein): protein MRAIWTLLATWLSFWGFHPAKFHHITAPLPRIVALTFDDGPSPVYTPKILTILKDNNVHATFFVLGSEAERFPQVTREIIRQGSVIANHGYGHLNFFHAGVQRMWMDAEKTQNLLQKSGIPTVAFYRPPYGNSSPRLIEAFRTHGYTTVFWSIDTRDWAMPSTATIIRRTLNQIQPGAIILMHDGGGNRQQTVEAVAAIVKFLRADGYRFVTLPQYVKELHLNPPPARLPLPAEPPPQAG from the coding sequence ATGCGCGCCATTTGGACCCTTCTCGCAACCTGGCTGAGCTTTTGGGGATTTCACCCGGCCAAATTCCATCACATCACGGCTCCTCTCCCGCGCATCGTCGCCTTGACGTTTGATGATGGGCCCTCGCCGGTTTATACTCCCAAAATTCTCACGATCTTAAAAGACAACAACGTGCACGCGACGTTTTTTGTACTTGGCAGCGAAGCCGAAAGGTTTCCCCAGGTGACCCGGGAGATTATTCGGCAAGGATCGGTCATTGCCAACCACGGCTATGGTCATCTCAACTTTTTTCACGCGGGCGTCCAACGCATGTGGATGGATGCCGAAAAAACCCAAAATCTCCTGCAAAAATCAGGGATTCCCACGGTCGCTTTCTATCGCCCGCCTTACGGCAACAGTAGCCCGCGGCTAATCGAAGCATTCCGGACCCATGGCTATACGACGGTCTTTTGGTCGATTGATACGCGCGATTGGGCGATGCCGTCTACCGCCACCATTATTCGCCGCACCCTCAACCAGATCCAACCCGGGGCCATCATTCTTATGCATGACGGCGGCGGCAACCGCCAGCAAACGGTTGAGGCCGTCGCCGCCATTGTTAAATTCCTCCGGGCGGACGGATATCGGTTTGTCACTCTGCCACAATATGTAAAGGAGTTGCACCTCAATCCGCCTCCGGCCCGATTGCCGCTACCTGCCGAACCGCCCCCTCAGGCGGGATAG
- a CDS encoding GTP cyclohydrolase subunit MoaC (PFAM: MoaC family~TIGRFAM: molybdenum cofactor biosynthesis protein MoaC~COGs: COG0315 Molybdenum cofactor biosynthesis enzyme~InterPro IPR002820~KEGG: tro:trd_1078 molybdenum cofactor biosynthesis protein C~PFAM: Molybdopterin cofactor biosynthesis MoaC region~SPTR: Molybdenum cofactor biosynthesis protein C;~TIGRFAM: Molybdopterin cofactor biosynthesis MoaC region), translated as MAPHRDFPHLNDAGEVHMVDVAAKPSTPRRAVAEGRLVTTPEVVNLVRQHAAPKGDVLAVARVAAIQAAKRTAEWIPLAHPVPLTHVAVEISPEPDGFRVLATVETVWATGVEMEALTAVTAALLTLYDMLKARDRGMVMTGVQLVEKTGGRSGTYRRTETPPEPE; from the coding sequence GTGGCCCCTCATCGTGACTTTCCGCATTTGAACGACGCCGGGGAAGTGCACATGGTCGACGTGGCCGCTAAGCCGTCGACCCCTCGTCGGGCCGTGGCGGAGGGCCGTCTGGTCACCACTCCCGAGGTGGTGAACTTGGTGCGGCAACACGCGGCTCCGAAAGGTGATGTGCTGGCCGTGGCACGGGTTGCCGCTATTCAAGCCGCGAAACGCACCGCCGAGTGGATTCCGTTAGCCCATCCGGTTCCGTTGACCCATGTTGCGGTCGAGATTAGCCCGGAGCCCGACGGTTTTCGGGTGCTGGCGACGGTGGAGACGGTCTGGGCGACCGGTGTGGAAATGGAGGCGCTCACGGCGGTAACGGCTGCCCTTTTGACGCTTTACGACATGTTGAAAGCACGTGATCGTGGTATGGTCATGACGGGTGTTCAGTTGGTGGAAAAAACGGGAGGTCGGTCGGGGACATACCGTCGTACCGAAACGCCTCCAGAACCGGAATGA